TCCAGTTCTTCCTCAAGTGCGTCGAGCCGGGTCTGCATGGCAGCCTGGCTGTTCTGCAGCATGCCCAGCAGATCGTTGATCAGGCTCTGGGTGATCAGCTGTTCCTTGTGCATCAGGATGCGCTGGATAATCAGCTGCTCCAGCTGGCCAAGATTCGAACGCTCTAGCAGTTCTTCGTTGCCTTTCACCCGTGCCAGCAGACCCTGCTTGGCAGAAAGCGGAATGACGTCCTGTTGGCGCATGCCAAGGTGGTCTGCCGTGTACCCCCGCACCCGCTCAATGGCTTCATGGGTATGCTTCTCACCCTGGAGGTCGTCCCAGAGCACATCAATTTTGTTCAGCACCGCAAAGCGTCCGGCACGGTGATCTGCATGCTCGGTATCGATGTGCTCCTTCCAGATGGTCATGTCACTGGCGGTAACGCCGGTGTCGGCACTGAGCAGGAAGATGATGGCGTGGGCACGGGGCAGCATGCTGATGGTCAGTTCCGGCTCGGAGCCCAGTGCGTTGAGGCCCGGCGTGTCCAGGATTCTCAACCCCCGCTCGAACAACGGATGGCGGATGCTGATCTGGGCATTGCGCCAGGCCGGAACCAGTACGTTCCCGGGCCGGTTGCGGTCATGCTCCAGCATGTCTTCATCAAAACCGAGGCCACGAGCCTCCTGGGGGCTGACACTCTTGACCCGCGCCACTTCTGCCAGTACTTCCCGCATGATTTCCGGGTCGCGCTCGTCCAGGTCATGTTTGACCCAGCGTTCCGGCTGTTTGCGCAGTTGCTGCAGGGAAAGTTCGCCGGTGCGGGTTTCGATGGGAAGCAGAAGCAGATAATTGCTGTTGGAGGTACGATCGAAAAACAGCTCGGTCGGGCACATGGTGGTGCGGCCGGCCTGGGAGGGCAGCATGCGCTGACCGTATTCCGAGAAGAAGAGGGCGTTGATCAGTTCGGTTTTACCGCGGGAATACTCTCCCACAAAGGCAATTGTGAGCTCGTCTTCGATCAGTAATTCCAGCCCGTGGCGGATGCGGTTGCTGACATCATCCGAAAACAGATTGTTGTCCTGAAGCCACAAACGATAACGGCCGATCTGTCTGATCAGCTCTTTTTTCCAGCCGTGGTAGGCCTCAACCTGCTGCGACAGGGTACCTTGCTTGTTCATCGGACCATCCTTCTGCTCGACTTCCGGGCGACTGCGTTGGCTATTGGTTGGATAAAGCTGCGTCGAAAATATAGTTAATGTTACCGCACCTGCCGGGCAATTCTGCGAGGCCGGTCACGGGTATGTACAGCAGAACGACGGATTATGCATAAAAAATGCAGCTGATTCAGTGAGATGGATCAGCTGCACGGGAAGGTTGCTTTATTGTCCGTATGTGTAACGGATTGTGTTTTTGGGAGGCAGTCTACATTCCGACAATGGATCCCATGCCGGCGGCAATCTTCATGTGATCGATCACGACTGAAATCACATTGAGGATCAGGAAGACGATAATGGGTGACAGATCCAGCCCACCAAGAGAGGGCATCACGCTACGCACGGGCCGCATTACTGGCTCGGTGATCTGTGCCACCAGCTGGATGGCAGGGTGGTTGCTTTGCGGGGCGATCCAGCTCACTACCACAACGGCGATGACGGACCAGAAGTAGATTTTCACGATCAGGTCCAGCACATTGAGTATCGACCAGCTCAGCAGGGTCAGCGGGTTGATGGCCGGGATGCTGCCGTTGAGGGCAAACAGGATCAGGAAAAAGGTGATGGCCTGGATGATGACGGCCAGTACCAGGGCGGCACCGTCGATACCACCCCATCCGGGGATGAATCGGCGCAGGGGCCGCAGCAACGGATTGGTGGCCTTCACCGCGAACTGGGTGATCGGGTTGTAGAAATCGGCCCTTGCCAGCTGCAGCAGGAAACGCAGCAGCACAATCGTCAGGTAAAATGTTGAGGCAATGAGCAGAATGGTGATCAGAATGTCAGCCAGCATGAAGCCGTGTCTCCCGTTATCGGTTACTGTTTCTTGGCAAGTTCTTTGGCCATTTCCCCGGAGCGCTTATAGGCTGCGGAATAGGCTTTTTTCACCAGGTCCCTGAGGCCGCCCTCTTCAAAGGTATGGATGGCCTGTTCCGTGGTGCCGCCGGGGGACATGACATTGCGCTTGAGCTGGCCGGGGTCGAGTTCGCTACGTCCGGCCATTTCGGCAGCACCGGCCATGGTCTGGATGGCCAGGGCGCGGGCGGTTTCGCTGGCGATGCCCGCGTCGGTTGCGGCTTCTTCAAGGGCTTCCAGCATCAGGAAGAAATAGGCGGGGCCACTTCCCGATAGTGCGGTCACTGCATGGAGGAGCGACTCCTCGTCGACCCATAGCGCGGAGCCTATGCTGCTGAAGACCGACTCCACCATGCCTTTTTGCTTGTCCTTTACCTGGTCATTGGCGTAGAGGCCGGCAGCCCCCTTGCCCACCAGCGAGGGTGTATTCGGCATCACCCGCACCAGCGGCAGACCGCCGCCGAGCCATTCGTCCAGAGTGGAAGCTTCCAGCCCGGCCGCGATGGAGACCATCAGCGGGCGGGTATTCTGGACCACCGGGGCGATATCTGAACAGACATCTGCCATGACCTGTGGCTTGACCGCAAGAACCACCATGTCCGCCTGCTGGGCGCAGTAGCGGTTGTCGGTAGTCACGCTGACGCCAAACTGCTTGCGGATGGACTGAAGGTGATTGTCATCGGGGGCGCTGACCCAGATATTGGCGGCCTGGAAGCCGCTGTCCAGCATGCCACCTATAATGGCACTGGCCATGTTGCCGGCGCCGATAAACGAAATCGTTGGTGATGTGCTCAAGGTTCACTCCGCCTTTGGATCAGTAGTGGTCAATTGTCGATCTGCTGGTGATGATAACAGGAACTGGGCCTGGCAGCCTCCGCTTACCGGGGGCCGAACAGGGCGGTTCCAACCCTCACCCAGGTAGAGCCCTCTTCAATGGCCATTTCCAGGTCGTCTGACATGCCCATGGAAAGGGTGTCCAGAGGGCCGGAGCCCGGTGCTTCCTGCCGGAGTTTTTTCAGTGCGTTGGCCAGTTTGCGGAAGCTGGATCGCAACGCGGCTTCGGGCTGGTCCGGGTCAGGAATCGCCATCAGGCCCCGGAGCGAGAGATTGGGCATCTCCTCAATGGCGTCTGCCAACTCCGTGAGATCCTCCAGCGAACAGCCGGATTTGGACGCTTCGTTATTGATGTTCACCTGCAGGCAGACATTCAGCGGCGGCAGGGCGCTGTCGCGCTGCTCATCCAGCCGGTGGGCAATCTTGAGCCGGTCGACGCTGTGAACCCAGTCAAAGGCTTCCGCAATCTGGCGGGTCTTGTTGGACTGGATCGGGCCTATGAAATGCCACTCGATCGCGTCCAGATCAGCCAGGGCCTCCATCTTGTCCAGAGCTTCCTGGACATAGCTTTCACCAAAGGCACGTTGGCCAGCGTCGAAGGCGGTTCGAAGGTCCTCCGCAGGCCGTTTTTTGCTCACAGCCAGCAGGCGCACCGAGTTCGCCTTGCGTCCGGACTTCAATGTTGCTTTTTGTATGCGTCGGGTTACGGTCCCGATGTTGTCTGCTATGCTGCTCATTGTGCGAATCCGCCGACTCCGGTCAGTCACTGATACGGTGACACGTTACCCGCAGGTCACTGAAATGCCAAGTGAAGCTGTTCGGGTCCTGCTGACTGAAGCCAGCGCATACCGGGATAAAAGCAAAAAAGCCTTCCGAGGACCCCTATGGATATTACTGAACTGCTTGCCTTTTCGGCCAAACAGGGCGCATCAGATTTGCACCTGTCGGCCGGCCTTCCTCCGATGATCCGTGTTGATGGCGATGTTCGTCGTATCAACCTTCCGCCCATGGAGCATAAAGAAGTCCACGGGCTGATCTACGACATCATGAACGACAAGCAGCGCAAGGACTACGAAGAATTTCTGGAAACCGACTTTTCCTTTGAGGTTCCGGGGGTTGCCCGCTTCCGTGTCAACGCGTTCAACCAGAACCGGGGGGCCGGCGCTGTTTTCCGGACCATCCCGTCAAAAGTGCTGACCATGGAAGACCTGGGCATGGGCCAGGTGTTCAAAGACATCTCATCAGTGCCCCGTGGTCTGGTACTTGTTACCGGTCCTACGGGTTCCGGTAAGTCCACCACGCTGGCGGCGATGATCGACTACATCAACGACAGCCGCTATGAGCACATCCTCACCATTGAGGATCCCATCGAATTTGTGCACGAATCCAAGAAATGCCTGCTCAACCAGCGGGAAGTGCATCGTGACACCCTGGGCTTCAACGAAGCCCTGCGCTCGGCACTGCGGGAAGACCCCGACATCATTCTGGTGGGCGAGCTGCGGGACCTGGAAACCATTCGTCTGGCACTGACGGCGGCGGAAACCGGCCACCTGGTATTCGGCACCCTGCACACCACCTCGGCGGCAAAAACCATTGACCGCGTGGTAGACGTATTCCCGGCGGAAGAGAAGTCCATGGTCCGTTCCATGCTGTCGGAGTCGTTGCAGGCGGTTATCTCCCAGACCCTGATGAAGAAGATGGGTGGCGGCCGGATTGCCGCCCACGAGATCATGATTGGTACCTCGGCGATCCGTAACCTGATCCGCGAGGACAAGATTGCGCAGATGTACTCGGCAATCCAGACCGGTGGCTCCCTGGGCATGACGACCCTGGACCAGTGCCTGGAAAAACTGTTGAAGAAAGGTCTCATTTCCCGCGAAGCGGCACGAATGAAGGCGAAAATGCCGGATAATTTCTAGAAGCTTCGGAGGAGGCGCGAGGCGGGCAGGCCTTCCGGGACACGCTGTAAATACGTCCCTGTACGCTTGACAAAAACATCCCTGTTTTTGACAGTCCCGGAAGGCCTGCCCGCCTCGCTCCCGCAAACTCCGGGTGCACCAAGAACATGAACAGTAGGTGACAACATGGAATTCGAAAAACTGCTTCGTTTGATGGTGGAAAAGGGCGGCTCTGACCTTTTTATAACAGCTGGCGTACCCCCTTCCATGAAGGTCAACGGCAAGGTGCTTCCAGTCACCAAGAACGCCCTGACGCCGGAGCAGACCCGTGAGTTTGTTTACGGTTCGATGAGCGACAAGCAGCGGGCCGAGTTCG
Above is a genomic segment from Marinobacter panjinensis containing:
- a CDS encoding dynamin family protein yields the protein MNKQGTLSQQVEAYHGWKKELIRQIGRYRLWLQDNNLFSDDVSNRIRHGLELLIEDELTIAFVGEYSRGKTELINALFFSEYGQRMLPSQAGRTTMCPTELFFDRTSNSNYLLLLPIETRTGELSLQQLRKQPERWVKHDLDERDPEIMREVLAEVARVKSVSPQEARGLGFDEDMLEHDRNRPGNVLVPAWRNAQISIRHPLFERGLRILDTPGLNALGSEPELTISMLPRAHAIIFLLSADTGVTASDMTIWKEHIDTEHADHRAGRFAVLNKIDVLWDDLQGEKHTHEAIERVRGYTADHLGMRQQDVIPLSAKQGLLARVKGNEELLERSNLGQLEQLIIQRILMHKEQLITQSLINDLLGMLQNSQAAMQTRLDALEEELEACSGVTMDKDALRRLADRAQRDYDFYYKKLITLRSSRRLMDSQGDMLKGLVSADRFEAHADKVRQKMSKSWTTAGMNHSMDHFFELLESDLTNLLSEGHLAEKMVGAIYRRYNEDTRARHLEPIPLRAGRHVIAVRELRKKAKRFRISPKNLLTEQSLLVRRFFNVIVEEARTLHQRVRADVERWPAEALLPIMQYSMEQKQLLEHQIRRLRDMVRSDRDSRAERERLQNTITDLKRQLELADAMQRQIRKPAPTMIQQKVVNISGAV
- a CDS encoding YggT family protein → MLADILITILLIASTFYLTIVLLRFLLQLARADFYNPITQFAVKATNPLLRPLRRFIPGWGGIDGAALVLAVIIQAITFFLILFALNGSIPAINPLTLLSWSILNVLDLIVKIYFWSVIAVVVVSWIAPQSNHPAIQLVAQITEPVMRPVRSVMPSLGGLDLSPIIVFLILNVISVVIDHMKIAAGMGSIVGM
- the proC gene encoding pyrroline-5-carboxylate reductase, which encodes MSTSPTISFIGAGNMASAIIGGMLDSGFQAANIWVSAPDDNHLQSIRKQFGVSVTTDNRYCAQQADMVVLAVKPQVMADVCSDIAPVVQNTRPLMVSIAAGLEASTLDEWLGGGLPLVRVMPNTPSLVGKGAAGLYANDQVKDKQKGMVESVFSSIGSALWVDEESLLHAVTALSGSGPAYFFLMLEALEEAATDAGIASETARALAIQTMAGAAEMAGRSELDPGQLKRNVMSPGGTTEQAIHTFEEGGLRDLVKKAYSAAYKRSGEMAKELAKKQ
- a CDS encoding YggS family pyridoxal phosphate-dependent enzyme, coding for MSSIADNIGTVTRRIQKATLKSGRKANSVRLLAVSKKRPAEDLRTAFDAGQRAFGESYVQEALDKMEALADLDAIEWHFIGPIQSNKTRQIAEAFDWVHSVDRLKIAHRLDEQRDSALPPLNVCLQVNINNEASKSGCSLEDLTELADAIEEMPNLSLRGLMAIPDPDQPEAALRSSFRKLANALKKLRQEAPGSGPLDTLSMGMSDDLEMAIEEGSTWVRVGTALFGPR
- a CDS encoding type IV pilus twitching motility protein PilT gives rise to the protein MDITELLAFSAKQGASDLHLSAGLPPMIRVDGDVRRINLPPMEHKEVHGLIYDIMNDKQRKDYEEFLETDFSFEVPGVARFRVNAFNQNRGAGAVFRTIPSKVLTMEDLGMGQVFKDISSVPRGLVLVTGPTGSGKSTTLAAMIDYINDSRYEHILTIEDPIEFVHESKKCLLNQREVHRDTLGFNEALRSALREDPDIILVGELRDLETIRLALTAAETGHLVFGTLHTTSAAKTIDRVVDVFPAEEKSMVRSMLSESLQAVISQTLMKKMGGGRIAAHEIMIGTSAIRNLIREDKIAQMYSAIQTGGSLGMTTLDQCLEKLLKKGLISREAARMKAKMPDNF